One Candidatus Lokiarchaeota archaeon DNA window includes the following coding sequences:
- a CDS encoding NUDIX domain-containing protein encodes MMTGLTVHWKGRMATEEIEFEHAHEQILLSDRLEKMREDIWRKTVQKYPNSYDGDILVLDAIATKKQKLMLHTKEIKFSRVLVLEKVGKGLGQYGTMGLQVAVFSNNRQYLLYGERSHTEMYCPGLYSLPGGMLEVKDAKQSFDSACMRELKEEVSIEVREERHLTGIVKDLHSSVGITLIVEGVARKKPQAGEQVHGNEEWRERMLMWHDIDSLASLGEPKVLSGLLFLKEEIPEVQ; translated from the coding sequence ATGATGACAGGTCTTACCGTCCATTGGAAGGGTCGAATGGCAACAGAAGAGATTGAATTTGAGCATGCTCACGAACAAATCTTGCTTTCCGATAGGTTGGAAAAGATGAGAGAGGATATTTGGCGCAAAACTGTACAAAAATATCCGAATTCCTATGATGGTGACATCCTCGTTCTTGATGCTATTGCCACCAAGAAACAGAAACTCATGTTACATACAAAGGAAATCAAGTTCTCACGCGTTCTTGTTCTTGAGAAGGTGGGAAAAGGTCTGGGACAATATGGTACAATGGGTCTACAAGTTGCTGTTTTCTCGAACAACCGACAATACCTCTTGTACGGAGAGCGGTCACACACAGAAATGTACTGTCCAGGTCTATACTCCCTTCCAGGTGGTATGTTAGAGGTTAAGGATGCCAAACAGAGCTTTGACTCGGCATGCATGAGAGAGCTCAAGGAGGAGGTCTCGATAGAGGTGAGAGAGGAGAGACACCTTACTGGAATAGTGAAAGACCTTCACTCAAGTGTTGGAATCACGTTGATTGTCGAGGGGGTAGCCAGAAAAAAACCACAGGCGGGAGAACAGGTACATGGAAATGAGGAATGGAGAGAGAGGATGCTAATGTGGCATGATATTGATTCTTTGGCCAGCCTTGGAGAGCCTAAAGTTCTTTCCGGGTTGCTCTTTCTTAAGGAGGAAATTCCTGAAGTTCAATGA